Genomic window (Vigna radiata var. radiata cultivar VC1973A chromosome 1, Vradiata_ver6, whole genome shotgun sequence):
GAGAGTGAAGAGCAAATGGGTGCGAATGAAAGAAACCGCGAAacgaaatttcatttttttccaccTTCCAAATATGCCCCTGCCTAATTATTAAAACCTcatgtctttcttttcaaattccGCCAATTGAGAAACGACATGTGGCAATGTCAAAAGAGTGTCAAAAGTTTGGTGTCAAAGAAGTGTTTTCGTATTGGAAAAACTAATATGTATAGGTTTGATCTCATAATGACTCATGGACAATAATATTGAGTCCGTAACACAGTATAAAGGATTCAAGATTTTATACCTTCTTTACCTTTTTCAATTTGGTGAGTTGAGTGCTCACTGAATGTGCTGTTGACAACTTTTTTAGGATGTACATTTCTTTTTGATTGAGTTATGCCAACAATTTGTTGTATTTGCTTCGTAGTCAAGTTTTTATGGATTTGTTCACAAGTGGATTGCCCTTCAGTGACCGGTTCAGTTTTGTTCTTCAGAGCGTTTAATGAGTAATTTTATCTTTGCTTCGTCCAATGAGGGAACCCATGCTTTGAATAGCATTCGTCTTCAGTGTGGTTCATCTTTATACAATATGAACATTGCTTGCCATagttctttcttcttcctcttccataACTCTTCCACTCTGTGGTATTTCCACTTCTGTAATTCTTCTGAGTTTGAATGACGTTGTTCACCATCACTTTCTCTGTACCATTACTATCATTTAGTTGTCTTTTTTGTTGGAGAACCAAAGGAAAAACACGATTAATACTTGGTAATGGCTCCATAAGCAAGAATTGAGTTTTAACAGTGTTGTAGATTCACCTAAGGCTTTTTAGGAAACACATTATGCGCTCAGAATCTTTTTAGTCTGTAATAATCTTACTGATATTGTAGCTACATCTCACGTGACAAACACAAGCTGGAATAGTACTAAGAAAATTCAGCTCTTCTCATAAAATCTCGGAGTTTGTGTAGTATTTTGCAACCGTTCGTTCTCCCCGTTTTATGGAATTAATTTCTTGGAGGAGATGAGAAGTTAATGTATGTTATTATGCGTTTTTAGCGTATGATCCCTCTCCAACGTCATATTGGGTGATGTCAATAAGGCATCGACTCCTTCAAAGGACATCGGATGTTCCCCATCAGACGTCATATGAGACGTCAGATTTAAGCACGTCAAACGTCATATGAGATGTTGTGTATAAGCCATCTAACGTCTATCAACGCTGAGCGCCACTGGCTCGTGCTGAGTGAGAAAAATTCTAGAGTGCCACTAGAAACCTTTTGACGTCTGTCAGTGCACTGACATACGTCAATAGACATCGGACATAACCATAACTAACGTTTACtgggtgtttttttttaaattaatttatttttgcaataaaaccacacctaaaaaatatatgattatcacagaacatcataatataatatattttatgcgTTTGaagttaaaaagataataaacaatctaaaaaacaatccaaaacttaaacaatcaaaacttaaacttaaactaaagctaattaatgttcaacaacaataaaagtcTTCCTAAAGGCATGGGCATGGGTCTTAAGTCCATCTCGAAGAAGATAAGTTGCCCACtcttgttttatctttttaattgtGTCCTCTAGTATAAGAGATGTATTCTTGAATCACTGTAAAATGAAGTTGATTTCATAATGTTTGCATATGTTCAAAGATGAATTTCATTTGTAATGTATTGAAGGTAAGCATCATTACCTCAATGCAGTCATCTGTAATATCAGGTCGAATGATGGTTTTAATCCAAGACATGACATAGTAGCCACATTACCATGAATTTAGctgtttgttacactaaaatgacaaactaaaaaGTCAATTATTTGGATCATTCAATAACATAGAAAATGAATAAGAACTATAAATGACTTATAACTTTTGGATACAAGATTTGAATTAGCTTACCTCGGGGTTTACCCATAactttatttacattaaaaacacaaggtaatattaatataactatattcttcataaaaattgaaggtcaacatgaatttgaaacataaaaagagaaacacttacccttgaagcaatgttttcaagtcatttttcatcctCCTGTGCAGCGAACAAAACCATAGAATTTTGCATTGTCTAGGAATGACAACCATCAGCTGCCAATGAGACCTATCatgaatcataaataattagtaaactaattaagtaagttttaatgaaattttacattttgcagcacatacccatcaatgtatggcatAAGGTATACGTCTctatttaatcgattacatctggtaattgattacaacaaGGTTGTAATCGATTGCCAGGGTCATTTTTGTGTAAACACTCTAGTAATCGCTTACAAGGGAGTTTTTGTCCACTGAACCTGCTagtaattgattacaacaaGGGTGTAATCAATTACCAAAGTCATTTTTTCCTACAAAGGTGAAGTCGTGTAGGAGGGCACGACTTTAGCACgttgtaattgattacagagcttggtaatcgattacaacgcCATGAAGTTGTTTttggggtgcacgacttcaaGACTGTTCaaatgaacagtgtgaagtcgtgcagggggcACGACTTCTTCCTTAGAAGTCGTCTAGGCCCCCCACGACTTCCCTTTGACCACAAATTTGCTCATTTACTAATATGGGAGGCAAATTTGCCTAGTTTCGTACAAAAATCCATGTTTATCTGATGATAGTTGGGCTAGTTTTACTCAACTTTTGGAGCAGTATTAGGCACCTACCTACATGTTAACTAGCACTTTGGGCAGAATGTGATGTAAGTCATGTAGCATAAGTTTTAGAACTAGACATACTCCTTGTGCGAGTTATTCATATGCATAACTCTAATGTTttattgcaactatatttgTGTATTCTATTTGCTCGTTTGTGCCGTGGCATAGTTAAATAGAAGTCAATTGCTTAGGTAACTGCGATCAGAATATAGGATTTAAGAAATATGGTTTGACCAATGTTAActatttaatgtgatttttggttttgatagtTATGGTTATTATATTTGAACGAAAATTTTTGACCACCCTTTTAAACTCTTATTATAGGAGAAAAATCATAGGAGTCCTTATTTTGGGTGCAtctgaagttttttttttttttttggattgtgATCTTAAAATGATCCTAACTTTCACTCAGGTTATTAGTTTTTGCATTACTATATATAGATTTGGggtagaaaaatattttgatacagTGGTAGCTCGCATAGCCAGCTAATCCTTCTAGATTTTCCAGAAAacattgttttcatatttttcaaaaatttattttgttttgttttttcaaactttgcacaaatatttaaaatagttagactttgaattttgagCTGAAATTTTGTGTGAAGggttttcatgattttttggTCTTTCCAACAAATTTTAAAGTCATTTAAAGTTCGTTTGAGCATACTATCAGTTTTACTTACACCTATGTTTTGATGTGTATGGTGTATGAAGAACAAACAACCaaatgaaaacatgaaaaaccTAAAATGAAATTAACCTTGAAGGTGAGTTTGGTGCTGAAATGAAACGAAATGAGCATCACAAAGCGCCTATCTAAAGAGCACCTGTGCACAAAATTAATCGATCAAAACgaaagaaaatcatacctaaGAACTTAATCAgcctaaaattaaagaaaaaaaatggaagaaatgtTAAGGATGAGGTCGCGAAAATGGAAGACGAGAGAGCGACGCGGCATAGCAAAGAAAATGATGTTTCTGTCTGAAATGTACAAGAGGCTTTGTTCACGAAATTTAACCTTAGAAACATATTATTACCTCgattattttattaaccaaGACAATAAGGGTTCTATGGCCTCAGTTTTATTAAGAATCGCTACCTAAAGcctctaaaaaaatattttcagttattttatgCTTCGATTCGCGGCATAACCGAAGTATAAGTACTATATGGCCTTAATTCTCTAAACAACTGAGGTTATAGACTCCTTTAAGCTTCGGTTCTTTCTAAACCGAGACATATGTATTTGCGATAATTGCAAAAATGTCACTGCACCATTTTATGTTTCGGTTGCAACAAAACCAATGTCAAATGCGTAagttaatattcatatttttttactagtgagaAAACGAAACAGTAAAGACATGGtggcaattttaaaaattttgtgaatttatAAATCTCGATTGCACTACATACAAAATCATATACTTCTTTTGACTTGATTATTATAGAAACGACTTCGAAAGGTGTgtgaaactttaaaaaactttcaaaattcttattatttatttttaattattttatctaaaagaagagatttgGCTTCGATTCTCAAATAATCAAAGCCATATATTCTTTTCTACTTCAGTTTCAGTTAAGATGCacaaagattttcaaaatttctgctatttatttaattattttatatgaaagaGGAGATTTGACTTCGATTCTCAAATAACCAAAGACATTTCTTTTGCTTTGGTTTATGAGCAATTGAAGTTGAAAGGTatgtaaaaatttcaaaattttaagggTATTTGACTTCGGTTCTTCTACAAACTAAGGTCAAATACCCTGTTCTATCTCGGTTCTTATACGAAATAAagtcatacataattttttccTTCGGTTATTAAATAACTGAGGTCAAAAGGTGTGcacattttcaaaaaatttcaaaattttgaaggtATTTCTCATACAGAATCccttatttatttatgtcaAACATTTTTGTGTCTACTTCATGAAAACTTTAagtttcaacattttattttgattgaaataTTATGTAGAAAATTGGAAGATTGAAGAATattgtaaaatgttttttaggACTTTTTCGTTTGGTAAGAAATTCTCTCACCTAACTCGCTCAACGAGACATCAACTCATTCGCCTAGCACTCAATGGGTAAAGAAAGTCTTATGTGAGACGAAAGCAACCTCTAGTCCAAGTTAGGCTAGTCTAACAAgaactttctttttaataaatatttgaaagtcAATCTTTACACAAAAAGAAAGTTTTTGGAGAGGGAACTTAATCCGAGATCAAATGACATGTAGAGATGGAAATGGGAGCTTAAAATCACTTCGTCTTCATTCTTAccactttcttttttgtatttttttgtacTCCTCTTATGTAGGAGTGACTAACTTGTTACATTGACGATTTTTCaacaaatgtttaaaaatgtcaaaatctATAAtgtatatgaaatatattaaaaaatattaaaattttaaaaaaaaattgaaatcatatataaatttatataaatataaaaacaaattatggaGAGGGGTCAAGGTCCCTCTGTCACATCTAAGGTCTGTctctaaattttcatttattagggttggatataatatatttaactataataCTTGGACTTTTAATGATAATTCTATAGCACAAAACCTTCTTGAATTATCAAACAATCTAGAACCCTTAATCGAGATTGTAGTGAATAACATCAGTTGAATTTAATCACACTATCGTCTTAAGTAATTTTAccttatattttttgaaaataaaagaaaagagtgaaaGAAGAATGTTAATCTGTGTAAGTTGCTATTCGTCTCTCCTGAAAATACTCTTAGAATATTTCaccataaagaaagaaaatgcagACAAAATGACAAAGACTTTTGAGGTAAATATTGTGTTGACGTAGAATTTAAAAAAGCTTTTCACACTTTTTTTAGCACCTAAAATCACGTCATGTTGCTCCTCGTCAATTTTCTAACCCATATAAGGGGGGCAGAACTTTAAAATTCAAGCATACGATGATGAATTATTTTAcactttattcatttttttgtgTAAAGACAATGAAGGAATTTATCTCAGTTGATCGAAAcgtatttgaaaataaaataaaaagtgtggAAGAAGAATGTTAGTCTCTGTAGGTTGTTATTGTTTAGCTCCAAaggcagaaaaaaaaaaggcaaaaattcattttaagaaATTCTTTCACACTTGTTTTTAGGTCTCTCTTAAGTAATTTTTAGCACCTAAAGTGACGTTGCTCCTGCTCAATTAGGTTGATACAAATTACGTTACTATTTTGACAtgcaaattcaattttataaatttagtgtTCGGGTACGAGGTCGAGTCACCTAACTCCTACACAATTTTCTCTTGAAATCGATTGATTTTCTGTGTCCGCCTCCTCCTCCTTGTCTTAGTCTTCTCACGCCGGTTGTCCTCTTCTCGCTTTGTCTTTTCCTTTGTTTGAATCATGTACGAGAGAGTATCTGCTAAAGGTTCTCCGATGCCAGAGACAATTTCGATAATCTGAGAAGTGTATAAAATGTGCAATTAATTAACCCACCTACCTTTTACCttacttgtatttatagtattGGTTATAGGCCTTGGATTAGAGAAACCTTAAGTAAGGTCCAATTACAATCCAATAACCTTTAATCCCGTCTTACCTTAATTACGTCTGTAAAGCAGTTCATCATGGCCCCACAGTCTTGTCGTTGCTTAACAATCGTCCCTCTGGAACGTCCAGTTCACCCCCAGTATATTTAgcatataaaaatcaaatggTTAGATAGATagtgtaatataaaatttcaggGAGAAGCTCaagggagaagaaaaaaaaaacttgagcCTTTTctatgtttcttcttttttagaAGGAAAATATTACTACAGATATGTTCTTCtcatatttcattttgattATCTTATCAACTTATGATAATGATTATGCTGAGatttattcttttcattatattggataattttattcgtatacaaaatataaattaatctgGCGTTTCTATATTATGCCTACGAGATTTTCTTTATCACATgtataataaatagttttattgtGCAATGTGTGAAGTGTGTGTTAGAAACTGAATTTTCTgcaaattgttttattttgaaataataaatagaagtttgatttttaaaatcaattggGTTTggataaaatatatgtatatagaaGCTTGAATTGAGTTAATGATGAAGAACTTCTGTTATTAACTTAACACGAGATTTAGTATTAGAAAGCTATAGAAAGCTAAAAACGTGGAAAGTAGAAAGGtattaaaagaattaacttaaaaattaatttgattaaatataatttcaatcatatattttaaatgtatgatcagaatttatttctttcatctGACACTTGTTTCGTATAttgtgaaattgaaatattttatctctttacccaacaaataaaaataagggGTTTTCTCCTTTCATATACAAAATTGTAtgaaatattttagtaaaaaaaagtttgaacaaTTAGAGTTTTAAAAGGGAAGATTATGTGGTAAGGATGAGGAACAAATCATTTtcgtttgaaaaaaaattccacTCTTTCTGAAATtctaaaaatgattttgataaaaaaagttaacaatttGTTTAAATAGATTATTATCGTTTATTTCTTTCATACATTTTCGTAAAATAGGTTATTACATGAGGAAAATTAATAATTGGATCTCTaaaatagttttgtttatatGATCTCTAAAATTGGATCTCTaaaatagttttgtttatatGATTTATGTGTGGTGTTCTAATATTGTAATCTAAAAGTctttttgatttcattttctgCATTTCCTTGTCACGATGTCATAATTTGATAAACTATAAAATGGGTTGGACTagttctatttatttttttctttttatgtatttaaacaagcctttcatacatttttttttatcgtctCTCATTTAATTTTAGCACCTAAATTAcgtttcttatttaaaaaaagggttaaatatgtttttagtccctatacttgggacgattttggttttagtccctctttcaaactaagggtacaatttaatccttcaactttagaaaactctggttttagtcctttttaccaaatttttttaactttatttactgtttcaaaagCGTTTAtatcagttaacattgaagcaaaaatgtgtcaagcagtgtaaacaatctaaatgctataatgaaacgtgcttgaaacagcaaataaagttaaaaaaatttggtaaaaagaactaaaactagagttttctagagttgaaggactaaattgtaccttagtttgaaagagggactaaaaccaaaatcgccccaaagtacagggactaaagcatatttaacccttaaaaaaaagatacaaaataaGTTACTGATTTTGACAACTCAATCtgattttatattatagaaaaattaaactttgaTATAGATTAGGTTCATCTCTACTTCTGCCATGTCACCATCATTAATTGGAGCAACTTCTCTTTTACTTTGCATCATTATTGCTAAAAATCAAAACTGGCTTCATTAAATTCTCTTTAGagtttgattttcattattttcaattgAGTGTTTCacatccaaatatatatatatatatatatatatatatatatatatatatatatatatatatatatatatatatatatatatatatattctcctCTTGAAGTGAATTTATGATATATCATACAAACACTAGttattcaacaaatttatttgCTTTATAACTTCATAAAATAGTTCTAAGCTTAATAATTTGATGGATGATTTaatctaaactttttttttttatcaaatggtAGAAAGGTCTTAAacatttcttcttcatttactTAAACGCTTTCAGTCAACCTTATATCGTTCTCAAATTTATCTATCGTCAATAATTGAAATTCACAATTTACTCATTTTTAAAgtcttaatttgaaaaataaatctttatatttacatattttcataagttgattattcttaattatatgcATATGTACgtacaaaatttcaatatttttcattacatCATATTTACGAAATTTGATTTAATGGTATAGTATAAAATGTATTAGGTTAAATTatgtaatatgtttttatttttttagggagGTATCaaaattagtcttttttttttttatctataccTTTCAATTTGTTccttattttataagatttgatgtaatcaaattttttatattagtatgGTACTAACAACACTAAAGAGATATGATGTGTCATTTCATAAGTTTTCCAATttcttaactcttttttttcaattttttaatttttttcaaaataaaaaaaaattatcacatgTCAAACTAATGTTGTGCAACATGACACTAATAATGTTGTGTGTatatgtatcattattttagtCATATGTTaatccttgtatttttattttgtctaaatttagtttcaatttttttaaaatcaatcaatttcgttcctctttaaattaaaataaaatttaatttttatataaatgttatacaaatatttttattaaaattaatatttttattatatatttttaacaaaattaattttatttatatttagattttactttgaattttatttaaacttgttttcagattttaaatttgtttgttttaaattattgtaaaattgtttaaaattattttaaaattttacattcgtactaataaaattgttttcaaaggGCTTATTCTCTTGATCAAACTTGTTTAACTAGAAATCTTAAGTTTTTTTCAAAACCATATGGGAATGGTGAGTTTTTTCTCcgtatattaatttatttttattttttaaaattattgtccctttcaaaaattatgaccctTTATACTTGAGTCGGCctaacaatgataaaaaaacttGAAATGTGATGGGTGCGCCTAACAATGATGATATTTGAGTGAGTGACTGTTAAGTGAATGGTTAAGACTCTGTCAAACAATAAGTTCGGTTTTTAAAGTCAAGACAGaaataatacatttaatgtGAATTGACTATTTATACTCtataaaatagattataatattaattttaacttataaaatggACGGGGAAAAAGAAATCCATGCATTTAAACAAGCCCtctctaattaaattttagcaCCTAAATTACGTATCTTCTTTTCTATTAAATTGGtagactttaaaaaaataaaaatatgttactgTTTTTGACAACTCAATTTGATTTTATAccatagaaaatttaaattgtttactaATATTGCTGGATCTGGAACCTTCTTGTGTTTTCAGATATATTTTGTCAGTAAAAATTATTCAGagtttaacttatatttatcaaatactaataatttaattagttatatGAACAAGTTTCAGATATAAGTTAGgttttatgaattaatttttcaaaatttaaaaatagttgaTAAAGAGGGAAAACGTGTTGAAGATGTTGagtaattgatattaattttgaCTTCACActcaattaaaagtaataatcaAGGAAATTATCTCAGTCAAttcaaacatatttcaaaagaaaaaaggtagaagaagaatgaaaatgaaaatgaaaatagttagATAGATAGCATAAACATAAAAAGGCATTGCAGCactatatatatgttatttccCGTGCATAACCCGTAACCACTTATTTTTAACACTTGTTAAAATGAATTCCTTCCTTTTGATAATCGTGTTTGTTCATCTTTGTTGGGTTTCTCTAAGTCTGAGCGCAGAGACAGTGTGCATTGGAAGTGAGAGAGAGACACTGTTAAAGTTGAAGCATCATATCATTGATCCTTCAAATAGACTTTCTTCTTGGAATGCTTCTCTTAATCCAAATTGTTGCCACTGGTATGGAGTTCTCTGCAACAATGTCACATCCTACGTTGTAGAGCTTCACCTCAACACTCCACTTCCTTCTTTCCCTTTCGATGAGAGCCTAATATATGAAACTTACGAAGAAGTTCACAGAGAAACATTCAATGAGTATAGTAGAAGGGCATTCAGTGGAGAGATAAATCCTTGTTTGGTTGATTTGAAGCATTTGAATTACTTGGATCTCAGCGGCAATCTTTTTCAAACTCCATTTCCTTCTTTCATTGCAAAAATGACTTCCTTAACTCACCTCAACCTTTCTGATGCTGGATTCATGGGGAACATTCCTCCTCAGATTGGAAATCTCTCCAATTTGCTCTATCTTGATTTAAGTGTTGTTGCCAATGGAACAATTCCTTCCCAGATAGGGAATCTCTCCAACTTGCTCCACCTCGACCTCGGAGGatcttattattatgaaattgttGATTGGTTGTCAAGTCTTTCCAACCTTCGTTATCTTCACTTGAGCCACACTCATCCACTTGTAGGAGGTATGCCAATTCCTTCTTTTTTTGGCTCAATGACCACTTTAATTCACTTGGACCTCTCTTATTCTGGATTTATGGGCAACATTCCTCCCCAGATTGGTAATCTTTCCAATTTGGCTTATCTAGATTTAAGTTATGCTGCTAATGGAATTATTCCCTCTCAAATTGGGAATCTCTCCAACTTGCTTTACCTTGATCTTCAAAGTGGTTATTCTATTGAGAACACTTTGTTTGTTAGAAATGTTGATTGGTTATCAAGTCTTTCAAAACTTGGATATCTTGATTTGAGAGGTGCAAACCTATCCCAATCATTTCAATTGCTTCATACCCTCCAACTTCTTTCTTCTTTGAAGCACTTACATTTGTCAGGATGTACACTCTCTTCGTATAATCAACCATCCTTTGTTAACTTTTCGTCTCTCATCACTCTTGATCTTTCCTATATTTCTTATCAttctacaatttcttttattccaaagtGGGTATTTGGACTCAAAAAacttgtttctcttttcttagaTAATAACTACTTTGAAGGTCCAATTCCCGATGGTATTCGAAACCTCACACTTCTTGAAAATCTTGATTTGCGTGGAAATTCATTATCATCTTCTATACCTCATTGGCTTTTTGGTGTTCTTTCTCATCTCAAGTTCTTGGACCTATCAAGTAACAACTTACAAGGAGTTATTCCTGATGCCTTAGGGAGCTTGACTTCTCTAATTGCACTTTATATGGAAGAAAATCAACTCAAAGGTCCAATCCCAACTTCTTTAGGAAAGGTGACCTCTCTAGTTACACTTGATTTATCATACAATCAACTTTCAGGCAATCTAACACTAGATTATTATGGCAACAACGTTGGTGGTGAACATCCAAAATTACATGGAAAAATTTCATCACTGAGAGTTCTTAGGTTGTCCTCAAATCAACTTGGTGGAAATCCATTTAAAAGTCTTGGATCACTCTCTAAGTTGTTATACCTTGACATTGATGACAATAATTTTCAAGGAGTTGTCAATGAAAGTCATCTTGAAAATCTTATATGCTTGAGATCGTTTCATGCATCAGGAAACAAATTGACTTTAAAAGTAGATCGTAATTGGCATCCTACTTTCCAACTTACCAATCTTGATATGAGCTCTTGGCAATTAGGTCCTAATTTTCCATCATGGACTCACTCACAAAATGAACTTCTATATTTGAAGATGTCTAATACAGGGATTCTAGATTATATTCCACCTTATTTCTGGGAGGCTTGTTATTCTCTTGAATATTTAAACTTCTCTAATAACTATATTCATGGtaagattgaaaattcattgtCAAATCCAATATTATTTGAGATTGTTGATCTAAGCTCAAATCACTTGCATGGAAAGTTACCGATTTTTTCTAGTCAGGTTGGATGGCTAGATCTCTCAGataattcattttcttccatgaATGATTTCTTATGTCgcaagaaaatta
Coding sequences:
- the LOC106762648 gene encoding probable leucine-rich repeat receptor-like protein kinase At1g35710; amino-acid sequence: MNSFLLIIVFVHLCWVSLSLSAETVCIGSERETLLKLKHHIIDPSNRLSSWNASLNPNCCHWYGVLCNNVTSYVVELHLNTPLPSFPFDESLIYETYEEVHRETFNEYSRRAFSGEINPCLVDLKHLNYLDLSGNLFQTPFPSFIAKMTSLTHLNLSDAGFMGNIPPQIGNLSNLLYLDLSVVANGTIPSQIGNLSNLLHLDLGGSYYYEIVDWLSSLSNLRYLHLSHTHPLHLHLSGCTLSSYNQPSFVNFSSLITLDLSYISYHSTISFIPKWVFGLKKLVSLFLDNNYFEGPIPDGIRNLTLLENLDLRGNSLSSSIPHWLFGVLSHLKFLDLSSNNLQGVIPDALGSLTSLIALYMEENQLKGPIPTSLGKVTSLVTLDLSYNQLSGNLTLDYYGNNVGGEHPKLHGKISSLRVLRLSSNQLGGNPFKSLGSLSKLLYLDIDDNNFQGVVNESHLENLICLRSFHASGNKLTLKVDRNWHPTFQLTNLDMSSWQLGPNFPSWTHSQNELLYLKMSNTGILDYIPPYFWEACYSLEYLNFSNNYIHGKIENSLSNPILFEIVDLSSNHLHGKLPIFSSQVGWLDLSDNSFSSMNDFLCRKKIKKFNLYYLNLALNNLSGKIPDCWIKWPYLLNVNLQSNLFVGNMPLSMGSLVWLQSLNIRNNSLSGIFPIALKKNNKLISLDIGENNLSGTIPTWIGEKLPEIKILRLRSNNFSGHIPNGICDMIFLQDFDLAQNSFSGNIPKCLNNFSAMFQKNKSTDLTINTNDERVDGRLEEISIILWTKGRPLLYNSILGLVTNVDLSNNNLSGEIPREITYLDGLIYLNLSGNQLSGQIPPSIGNMRLLESIDLSWNQLSGKIPPTVSNLSFLNNLDLSHNHLEGKIPTGTQIQSFEASDFVGNNLCGPPLSINCTSNQQIPYVDRSKRENGGHGVNWFFVSFTVGFIVGFWIIIAPLLIYRSWRYAYFCFLDNMWYKVQSYW